A region from the Caldicellulosiruptor naganoensis genome encodes:
- the topA gene encoding type I DNA topoisomerase produces MKKLVIVESPAKAKTIAKYLGKEFKVEASMGHVRDLPKSDLGVDIENNFAPKYINIRGKADVINRLKKSAQEAEKVYLATDPDREGEAISWHLATILGLDMNDNVRITFNEITKKAVQESLKNARPINQNLVNAQQARRVLDRLVGYKLSPFLWEKVKGGLSAGRVQSVATRLVVEREEEIENFKPEEYWTLEAIFRKDNHVFKAKFHGSKKGKIELKNQNQVDEIVNQIKDKEFKVTKLKITEKKKNPPPPFITSTLQQEASRKLRFTPAKTMMIAQMLYEGVEIKGEGSVGLITYMRTDSTRVSEEAQEAAREIILKKFGKEYVPEKPRVYKTKGNAQDAHEAIRPTYIEKDPESIKDSLTPDQYKLYKLIYDRFLASQMESSIYDSLSAELEVEGYVFKLTGSKLKFPGFMEVYIEGKDTDDEEEEENQLPEIVEGEILKPIKIDAKQHFTQPPSRYTEATLIKALEEKGIGRPSTYAPTIQTILERGYVVKEDRFLKPTELGRIVTNILKEYFKDIVDIEFTAELEENLDKIEEGKADWVEIVKKFYQPLEKELEIARNNVQQIKVDDKETDVVCDNCGRKMVVKKGRYGKFLACPGYPECKNTKPYFEYLDVLCPKCGKKLVKKKSKKGKKYYTCENYPECDFIAWERPAKNCPKCNKLMFEKGKKGSKKLVCSNDSCGYEEKMNKKGE; encoded by the coding sequence TTGAAAAAGCTTGTCATAGTTGAATCACCAGCCAAAGCAAAGACAATTGCGAAGTACCTTGGCAAAGAATTTAAAGTAGAAGCGTCAATGGGGCACGTAAGAGACCTTCCAAAGAGTGATTTGGGTGTTGATATAGAAAACAACTTTGCACCAAAATATATAAACATTCGTGGAAAAGCAGATGTGATAAACAGGCTCAAAAAATCTGCACAAGAGGCCGAAAAAGTATACTTAGCCACCGACCCTGACAGAGAGGGCGAAGCAATATCATGGCATTTAGCAACTATTTTAGGGCTTGATATGAACGACAATGTGAGAATTACTTTTAATGAGATAACAAAAAAAGCTGTGCAAGAGTCCTTGAAAAATGCAAGGCCAATTAACCAAAACCTTGTAAATGCCCAGCAGGCAAGAAGGGTACTTGACAGGCTTGTCGGCTACAAGCTCAGCCCTTTTTTGTGGGAAAAGGTAAAAGGGGGACTTTCTGCAGGGCGCGTCCAGTCTGTTGCAACACGGCTTGTTGTTGAACGCGAAGAGGAGATAGAAAACTTCAAACCAGAAGAGTATTGGACTTTAGAGGCAATATTTAGAAAAGATAACCATGTATTTAAAGCAAAGTTTCATGGTAGCAAAAAAGGCAAGATTGAACTTAAAAATCAAAACCAGGTAGATGAAATTGTAAATCAAATTAAGGACAAAGAATTCAAAGTAACAAAGTTGAAAATTACCGAGAAGAAGAAAAACCCGCCACCACCTTTTATAACAAGCACTTTGCAGCAGGAGGCATCAAGAAAGCTTAGGTTTACGCCCGCTAAAACCATGATGATTGCCCAGATGCTCTACGAAGGTGTTGAGATAAAAGGCGAGGGAAGTGTGGGACTCATTACCTATATGAGAACAGACTCAACGAGAGTTTCTGAAGAAGCACAAGAAGCTGCAAGGGAAATAATTTTAAAAAAATTTGGCAAGGAGTATGTTCCTGAAAAGCCAAGAGTATACAAGACAAAGGGTAATGCTCAGGATGCACATGAAGCCATCCGCCCGACATATATCGAAAAAGATCCAGAGAGTATAAAAGACTCTTTGACGCCTGACCAGTATAAGCTCTACAAGCTAATCTATGACAGATTTTTAGCATCACAGATGGAAAGTAGCATATATGATTCTTTGTCTGCAGAGCTGGAAGTTGAAGGTTATGTTTTTAAACTCACAGGCTCAAAGTTAAAGTTTCCAGGATTTATGGAAGTATATATTGAAGGAAAAGACACAGATGATGAAGAAGAGGAAGAAAACCAACTTCCAGAGATTGTTGAGGGTGAGATTTTAAAGCCAATTAAAATTGATGCAAAACAACATTTTACACAACCACCTTCGCGCTACACAGAGGCAACGCTTATAAAGGCATTGGAAGAGAAGGGAATAGGAAGGCCAAGCACCTATGCTCCAACCATCCAGACAATTTTGGAGCGAGGTTATGTAGTCAAAGAAGATAGATTCTTAAAACCAACAGAGCTTGGAAGGATTGTAACAAATATTTTAAAAGAATACTTCAAAGACATAGTCGACATTGAGTTTACAGCAGAGCTTGAAGAGAATCTTGACAAAATAGAAGAGGGTAAAGCTGATTGGGTGGAGATTGTAAAGAAATTTTATCAGCCACTTGAAAAAGAACTTGAGATTGCACGAAATAACGTGCAGCAGATTAAGGTTGACGACAAGGAGACAGATGTTGTCTGTGACAACTGTGGAAGAAAAATGGTCGTAAAAAAAGGACGATATGGAAAGTTCTTAGCATGTCCAGGCTATCCGGAATGCAAGAATACAAAACCCTATTTTGAATATTTAGATGTTTTGTGTCCCAAATGTGGTAAAAAACTTGTCAAAAAGAAGTCAAAGAAAGGTAAAAAGTATTATACCTGCGAAAACTATCCTGAATGTGACTTTATAGCATGGGAAAGGCCAGCTAAAAACTGTCCAAAATGCAATAAGCTGATGTTTGAAAAAGGCAAAAAGGGAAGCAAAAAACTTGTGTGTTCAAATGACTCTTGTGGGTATGAAGAGAAGATGAATAAAAAAGGTGAGTGA
- a CDS encoding RtcB family protein, translating into MKKIRDGVYTNDYAIFFMTEEILKDLDEGVLQQAKNASQIPNVEFLGYTPDAHIGKGTSIGTIIVWDMSKAWISPTIVGVDIGCGMRLILTKSYADDIDKNLLKKMMSEIEDLIPTGVGKKNKKISLSYSKYEEYLQNTEIDKDISDKMVLIHEFDIDTIPDEAYEIGKEQFATLGGGNHFIEFQKLHVIDEVVAKEWGLFEGQLVVMIHSGSRRFGAVIGDYYQRKFKDVMKSKGITTPDPQLTFLPIDSKVAKDYIKAMQSAAIYAKVNRHYMSNFIISVLDKHGIEGWVLYDVAHNIAYMERFANREKLVIRKGATRALPQNHYLIPNPKFLKTGHPVILPGSMGSSSYLMRGIEDNIISYHTVNHGAGRVLSRNKAKKTISVEEFSKALRQGQENEILINTKNLKDFLDESPQSYKDIDTVINSVITSRLAVPVARMTPLGVIKGKD; encoded by the coding sequence ATGAAAAAGATAAGAGATGGTGTATACACAAATGACTATGCAATTTTCTTCATGACAGAAGAGATACTAAAAGACCTTGATGAAGGAGTTCTGCAGCAGGCAAAAAACGCATCCCAGATTCCAAACGTAGAGTTTTTGGGCTATACACCTGATGCGCATATTGGCAAAGGCACATCAATTGGGACAATAATTGTGTGGGATATGTCAAAGGCTTGGATATCACCCACAATTGTGGGTGTTGACATAGGCTGCGGTATGAGACTTATTCTGACAAAGTCCTATGCAGATGATATAGACAAAAATCTTCTAAAGAAAATGATGAGTGAGATAGAAGATTTGATTCCAACAGGTGTTGGGAAAAAGAATAAAAAGATTTCTCTATCTTACTCAAAGTACGAAGAGTATTTGCAAAACACAGAGATTGACAAAGACATATCAGATAAGATGGTTTTAATTCATGAGTTTGACATTGATACAATTCCAGATGAAGCGTATGAAATTGGCAAAGAGCAGTTTGCAACACTTGGTGGCGGTAATCATTTTATTGAGTTTCAAAAGCTTCACGTAATAGATGAGGTGGTTGCAAAAGAGTGGGGGCTTTTTGAAGGTCAGCTTGTTGTGATGATTCACTCAGGCTCAAGAAGGTTTGGCGCAGTTATTGGCGATTACTATCAAAGAAAATTTAAAGATGTGATGAAATCAAAAGGTATCACAACTCCAGACCCACAGCTTACCTTTTTGCCAATTGACAGCAAAGTTGCAAAGGACTATATTAAAGCTATGCAGTCAGCAGCAATATATGCAAAAGTCAATCGCCATTATATGAGCAATTTCATAATATCCGTTTTGGACAAACACGGGATAGAAGGTTGGGTACTTTATGATGTTGCACATAATATAGCGTATATGGAAAGATTTGCAAACAGAGAAAAACTTGTGATAAGAAAAGGTGCAACAAGGGCTTTGCCACAGAATCACTATTTAATTCCAAATCCAAAGTTTTTAAAAACAGGGCATCCTGTGATTTTGCCGGGAAGCATGGGTTCAAGCTCATATCTTATGAGAGGAATTGAGGACAATATCATTAGCTATCATACGGTCAACCATGGAGCAGGAAGAGTACTTTCTCGAAACAAGGCAAAAAAAACAATTTCGGTTGAAGAGTTTTCAAAGGCTTTAAGACAGGGCCAGGAAAATGAAATACTTATAAATACAAAGAATCTCAAAGACTTTTTGGATGAAAGTCCGCAAAGTTATAAAGACATAGATACTGTTATAAACTCAGTTATAACCTCGAGGCTTGCTGTGCCTGTTGCTAGGATGACACCGCTTGGTGTTATCAAAGGGAAAGATTAA
- the trmFO gene encoding methylenetetrahydrofolate--tRNA-(uracil(54)-C(5))-methyltransferase (FADH(2)-oxidizing) TrmFO, which translates to MRITVIGAGLAGVEAANAITKFGIKVRLYEMKPKKFSPAHKQEGFAELVCSNSLKSKLLTNASGLLKEEMKLFGSIVMEAAYNTQVEAGQALAVDRYLFSEYITKKIKQNPLIEVIHEEVTEVPRDEVVVVSTGPLTTESLLEDISKLCNSKNLYFFDAAAPIVLKDSIDFSKAFFASRYNKGTDDYINCPMTKEEYERFYYELVNAEVIEVKDFERDLLFEGCIPIEEMARRGIDTMRFGPLKPVGIIDPKTGKMPYAVVQLRKDTQDGRLYNMVGFQTRLKWGEQKRVFRLIPGLENAEFVRYGVMHKNSYINSPQVLTKFLSLKKYPNIFFAGQITGVEGYLESAATGIVAGINAARYVLGRAQITFPPSTCIGALIEYITTPKKDFQPMNANYGIISIDNEIAKVKDKEKKKLLIAEKSLSICREIANQIFE; encoded by the coding sequence ATGAGAATAACAGTAATCGGAGCTGGACTTGCAGGTGTCGAAGCTGCAAATGCCATCACTAAGTTTGGCATCAAAGTAAGACTATATGAAATGAAACCTAAGAAATTTTCACCTGCACACAAGCAAGAGGGGTTTGCAGAGCTTGTATGTAGCAATTCTTTAAAATCAAAGCTTTTGACAAACGCATCAGGGCTTTTGAAAGAAGAGATGAAACTCTTTGGTTCAATTGTGATGGAAGCAGCTTACAATACTCAAGTTGAGGCAGGTCAGGCTTTAGCAGTTGACAGGTACTTGTTTTCTGAGTATATAACAAAGAAGATAAAACAAAATCCTCTAATTGAAGTTATACACGAAGAAGTGACAGAGGTTCCAAGAGACGAGGTTGTGGTTGTTAGCACGGGTCCTTTGACCACAGAAAGTCTTCTTGAGGATATATCAAAGCTTTGCAATAGCAAAAATCTCTATTTTTTTGATGCAGCAGCGCCAATTGTATTAAAAGATTCTATTGATTTTTCAAAGGCTTTTTTTGCATCGCGCTATAATAAAGGTACAGATGACTATATTAACTGTCCTATGACAAAAGAAGAGTACGAAAGGTTTTACTATGAACTTGTAAATGCTGAAGTTATTGAGGTAAAGGACTTTGAAAGAGATTTGCTGTTTGAGGGATGCATACCTATTGAGGAGATGGCAAGAAGAGGAATTGACACAATGAGATTTGGACCACTAAAACCTGTTGGGATAATTGATCCGAAAACCGGTAAGATGCCGTATGCAGTTGTGCAGCTTAGAAAAGACACTCAAGATGGAAGGCTTTATAACATGGTCGGGTTTCAGACAAGGCTCAAATGGGGTGAGCAAAAAAGGGTTTTCAGGCTCATTCCAGGCTTGGAAAATGCAGAATTTGTAAGGTATGGTGTTATGCACAAAAACTCTTATATAAACTCACCGCAGGTCCTAACAAAGTTTCTTTCACTCAAAAAATACCCAAATATCTTCTTTGCAGGCCAGATAACAGGTGTTGAAGGGTATTTAGAGTCTGCTGCAACCGGCATTGTGGCAGGGATAAATGCTGCAAGATATGTTCTTGGCAGAGCCCAAATTACTTTTCCTCCGAGTACCTGTATTGGTGCTTTAATTGAGTATATAACAACACCCAAAAAAGATTTTCAGCCCATGAATGCAAACTATGGTATAATATCAATTGATAATGAGATTGCAAAAGTGAAAGACAAGGAAAAGAAAAAACTTTTGATTGCTGAAAAGTCTTTAAGTATATGTAGGGAGATAGCTAATCAGATTTTTGAATAA
- a CDS encoding glycerol-3-phosphate acyltransferase yields the protein MIIVFSFISFLIGSIPFSYIITKKFFNKDITNAPDKNPGATNAFRIAGVKAGVPLLIFDISKGYFVAYIGKHILLLKSPDIYIVVFMVILGHAYSVFLHLKGGKSIAATTGILFALYGIFPVVFFALFTFWGLLMYKKDNLGTVIGIWSIMIWVRCVYLPIDDLIFLLLLGAFLTYRQLRTKPIEMDLIKIAKSIFKA from the coding sequence ATGATTATTGTGTTTTCTTTTATCTCATTTTTGATTGGAAGTATCCCCTTTTCGTATATTATCACAAAGAAGTTTTTCAATAAAGATATAACAAATGCTCCTGATAAAAATCCTGGCGCAACTAATGCATTTAGAATAGCTGGAGTGAAAGCAGGTGTACCTTTACTTATCTTTGACATTTCAAAAGGATATTTTGTAGCTTACATAGGAAAACATATACTTTTATTAAAATCACCTGACATTTACATTGTTGTTTTTATGGTAATATTAGGTCATGCATATTCTGTTTTCCTTCATCTCAAGGGTGGAAAGTCCATCGCTGCAACAACAGGTATATTGTTTGCCCTCTATGGCATATTTCCTGTTGTGTTTTTTGCACTTTTTACATTTTGGGGTCTTTTGATGTACAAGAAAGACAACCTTGGAACAGTCATTGGTATATGGTCAATTATGATTTGGGTAAGATGTGTGTATTTGCCAATTGATGATTTGATATTTTTGCTTCTGCTGGGCGCATTTCTAACTTATAGGCAGCTGAGAACCAAACCTATTGAGATGGACTTAATCAAAATAGCTAAAAGTATTTTTAAAGCATAA
- a CDS encoding radical SAM protein: protein MELPKRVIGEAVLKQVIRYLANNPEENMGKILDLTEKIVRRERDKWYIQNAKKYLLDPNSSWHHYAMRIIKETNPKVRERILINFFLNAGFIGVPKQLELIKKYDINIPYAILIDPTAACNLHCKGCWAGEYHKAARLEYEVLDRVVKEAQELGIYFIIFSGGEPLLRKDDILKLCEKYEDTVFLSFTNATLIDDEFIEKVAKVGNLAFAISIDGFEKSTDERRGPGVFKKVVTAMEKLKEAGVVFGFSTTYHRYNVEEVSSDEYIDFLIEKGAKFGWYFTYVPVGKDADVSYMATPEQRAYMYKRIEEIRWSKPIFVLDFWNDGEPAGGCIAGGRRYLHINANGDVEPCAFIHFSNVNIKECSLLDALKSPLFMAYRKNIPFNENHLRPCPMIDNPLKLKQIVEESGARPTQIGGETETAEELANKLLEYSEKWGKVADKLWEQRKQGIPQNKVDLSVLEEVKS, encoded by the coding sequence ATGGAACTTCCAAAAAGAGTGATAGGAGAAGCAGTTTTAAAACAGGTGATTAGGTATCTTGCAAATAACCCTGAAGAGAATATGGGCAAGATTTTAGACCTTACAGAAAAGATAGTAAGGCGTGAGAGGGACAAGTGGTATATTCAAAACGCAAAAAAATATTTGCTTGACCCCAACAGCTCTTGGCATCACTATGCGATGAGGATTATAAAGGAGACAAATCCAAAGGTAAGGGAGAGAATTCTCATCAACTTCTTCCTAAATGCAGGCTTTATTGGTGTTCCAAAACAACTTGAACTCATCAAGAAATATGACATAAATATTCCATATGCAATTTTGATTGACCCGACAGCTGCTTGCAATTTGCACTGCAAAGGTTGCTGGGCAGGAGAGTATCACAAGGCTGCAAGGCTTGAGTATGAAGTACTTGATAGAGTTGTTAAAGAAGCGCAAGAACTTGGCATTTATTTTATAATCTTCTCAGGTGGAGAGCCACTTCTGAGGAAAGATGATATTCTTAAGCTTTGTGAAAAGTACGAAGATACGGTTTTCCTATCATTTACAAATGCTACTTTAATTGATGATGAGTTTATCGAAAAAGTTGCAAAGGTTGGTAATTTGGCATTTGCAATCAGCATAGATGGATTTGAAAAGTCCACAGACGAAAGACGCGGCCCAGGTGTATTCAAAAAGGTTGTCACAGCAATGGAAAAACTAAAAGAGGCAGGTGTTGTGTTTGGATTCTCAACAACATATCACAGGTACAATGTAGAAGAAGTTTCATCTGATGAGTATATAGACTTTTTGATAGAAAAAGGTGCAAAATTTGGCTGGTACTTCACATATGTTCCAGTTGGCAAGGATGCGGATGTATCATACATGGCAACACCAGAGCAGAGAGCTTACATGTACAAGAGGATTGAAGAGATCAGGTGGTCAAAACCGATATTTGTTCTTGATTTCTGGAACGATGGAGAACCTGCTGGTGGGTGCATTGCAGGTGGAAGAAGATACCTTCATATAAACGCAAATGGTGATGTAGAGCCTTGCGCATTTATACATTTCTCAAATGTGAATATAAAAGAATGTTCACTGCTCGATGCACTAAAATCACCACTGTTTATGGCATACAGAAAGAATATTCCATTTAATGAAAATCATTTGAGACCTTGCCCGATGATTGACAATCCGCTAAAGCTAAAGCAAATAGTTGAAGAATCTGGAGCACGTCCAACCCAAATTGGCGGTGAAACAGAAACTGCTGAAGAGCTTGCAAACAAACTACTTGAATACTCAGAAAAATGGGGCAAGGTTGCGGATAAACTGTGGGAGCAGAGAAAACAAGGTATTCCTCAGAACAAGGTTGACTTGTCAGTGTTAGAAGAGGTAAAGAGCTAA
- a CDS encoding metal ABC transporter substrate-binding protein: MRKLKYFLVLILLSLLVLLGACKFQNKASNTIYTTIYPVYSLTKLIAGDKLVVEKIVKDGAEIHSFEPSSKDIAKLTSSKAVIYLGLVDEWVIKPLDGTNVKVFKASDGIEFVHSDPHIWTSPRLLKKMAKNIEEALTKIDPKNRQYYKKNYSSVVLKLDELDRQFQTVVSKAKRKEFLISHPSFGYLAKNYGLLQYSITGVNEEEEPSAAKMKEIVDLIKKKNIKYILVDPNENLSAVKSLAKDTGIKIVYAYGMGIVSKEQSQKETILTFMEKNLKAFEVVLNK, encoded by the coding sequence ATGAGAAAATTAAAATACTTTTTAGTGTTGATTTTACTGTCCTTACTTGTTTTGTTGGGCGCTTGCAAGTTCCAAAATAAGGCTTCGAATACAATTTACACTACCATCTACCCTGTCTATTCACTTACAAAGCTCATTGCAGGAGACAAGCTTGTTGTTGAGAAGATAGTAAAAGACGGTGCTGAAATTCACTCATTTGAACCGTCATCGAAAGACATTGCAAAATTGACATCCTCAAAAGCTGTGATTTATTTGGGACTTGTGGATGAATGGGTAATAAAACCTCTTGATGGCACAAACGTTAAAGTATTTAAAGCTTCAGATGGTATAGAATTTGTGCACAGCGACCCACATATCTGGACATCACCAAGGCTTTTGAAAAAGATGGCCAAAAATATTGAGGAGGCATTAACTAAGATAGATCCAAAAAACAGACAATATTACAAAAAGAACTACTCTTCTGTTGTTTTAAAGTTAGATGAGCTTGACAGACAGTTTCAAACTGTTGTAAGTAAAGCAAAGAGAAAAGAATTTTTGATAAGCCACCCATCATTTGGGTATTTGGCAAAAAACTATGGACTTTTGCAATACTCAATCACAGGGGTAAATGAGGAAGAAGAACCTTCTGCTGCAAAGATGAAAGAGATTGTAGATTTAATCAAAAAGAAAAACATAAAATACATCCTTGTTGATCCAAACGAAAATTTGTCTGCTGTCAAATCATTAGCGAAAGATACGGGTATAAAAATAGTATATGCATATGGTATGGGAATTGTCAGCAAAGAGCAATCTCAGAAAGAGACAATCTTAACTTTCATGGAAAAAAATCTCAAGGCATTTGAAGTTGTTTTGAACAAATAA
- a CDS encoding ArsR/SmtB family transcription factor — protein sequence MTRLNEILYALSDTTRLRILNILAHSEQNVSSLVKLIQESQPKVSRHLAYLKNVGLVEARNQAQRKIYSIRNDVFDKYPFLKALIQDISKLELFANDLKLLSSLT from the coding sequence ATGACAAGGCTAAATGAAATACTTTACGCATTATCAGACACAACAAGGCTTAGGATATTAAACATATTAGCCCATAGTGAACAAAATGTGAGTAGTTTAGTAAAGCTAATTCAAGAAAGTCAGCCAAAAGTTTCGCGCCACCTTGCTTATCTTAAGAATGTAGGACTTGTTGAAGCAAGAAATCAGGCGCAGAGGAAGATTTATTCAATTAGAAATGATGTTTTTGATAAATATCCTTTTTTAAAGGCATTGATACAAGACATCTCAAAATTAGAACTTTTTGCTAATGACTTGAAATTGTTATCCTCACTTACTTAA
- a CDS encoding Fur family transcriptional regulator, translated as MSENNIKTLLNSHNLKATWQRVEIFKVLQNSNECLSADQIYQKLSSNNINIDLATVYRVLDLFAEKGIAQKSIINRKCFFELKKIDHCHYFVCIKCHQKSNIVDCKINLIEEELSKKNFKVLSHNLEVYGICNKCYGGDKR; from the coding sequence ATGTCAGAAAACAACATTAAAACCTTATTAAATTCTCATAACTTAAAAGCAACATGGCAAAGAGTTGAAATATTCAAGGTTCTACAAAATTCAAATGAATGCCTAAGTGCTGACCAAATCTATCAAAAACTTTCTTCAAACAACATAAACATTGACCTTGCGACAGTGTACAGAGTGCTTGACCTCTTTGCTGAAAAAGGAATTGCTCAAAAGTCCATTATAAACAGGAAGTGTTTTTTTGAACTAAAAAAAATTGACCATTGCCACTATTTTGTTTGTATAAAATGCCATCAAAAGAGCAATATTGTTGACTGTAAGATAAATCTAATAGAAGAAGAATTAAGCAAGAAAAACTTTAAGGTTTTATCTCACAACTTAGAGGTCTACGGAATCTGTAATAAATGCTATGGAGGGGATAAAAGATGA
- a CDS encoding metal ABC transporter ATP-binding protein — translation MIELIDVNFFIDQKHILKDINLKIQKGEFATIVGPNGSGKTTLLNIIAGILKPTSGKVLIFGKSELSAEDRRKISYVPQKVTSFNQSFPMSVLEAVLLGLSPKKRFFESFSEQDLKKAVEILKRLEIENLKDRLIGHLSGGQQQRVFLARALISSPEILILDEPTVGIDSKSEELLFDILGQKKKEGTTILMVTHDVYAVTHHADTIICMGDGMIYTACSAKDFSPSKFESVYKYRIKKIEHKHFYIPKKDLT, via the coding sequence ATGATTGAGCTAATTGATGTCAACTTTTTTATAGACCAAAAGCATATATTAAAAGATATTAATCTTAAAATTCAAAAAGGCGAGTTTGCTACAATAGTTGGACCTAATGGTTCTGGAAAAACTACCCTTTTGAATATAATAGCAGGAATACTAAAGCCAACAAGTGGTAAGGTCTTGATATTTGGTAAAAGTGAACTTTCAGCTGAAGATAGAAGAAAGATTTCCTATGTTCCACAAAAAGTAACAAGCTTTAATCAAAGCTTTCCTATGAGTGTTTTGGAAGCAGTGCTTTTAGGGCTTTCTCCTAAAAAGAGATTTTTTGAGAGCTTTTCAGAGCAGGATTTAAAAAAGGCTGTGGAGATTTTGAAGAGGCTTGAGATAGAAAATCTAAAAGATAGGTTAATAGGCCATCTTTCAGGTGGGCAGCAGCAAAGAGTGTTTTTGGCACGTGCTCTAATTTCAAGCCCAGAAATCTTGATCTTAGATGAGCCAACAGTTGGAATAGATAGCAAATCTGAAGAACTTTTATTTGATATTTTAGGACAAAAAAAGAAAGAAGGCACAACCATTTTGATGGTAACGCATGATGTTTATGCTGTCACACACCATGCAGACACAATAATTTGCATGGGTGATGGTATGATTTACACAGCTTGCAGTGCCAAGGACTTTTCGCCTTCTAAGTTTGAAAGTGTGTACAAATACAGGATAAAGAAGATTGAACATAAACATTTTTATATACCTAAAAAAGATTTAACTTAG
- the dprA gene encoding DNA-processing protein DprA, giving the protein MSDERKLYWLWLYTIKGIGPKKFRQIKQEFGTIENAYSNRREFNLEGFPQNIKEAIRSSDLNEAEKVLEFCIKNSINIILEDDEFYPAEFKDFDHSPVILFAKGNLNVLKTQNKISMVGTREPTYYGKRVARELASLVAQQNIVVVSGMARGIDTFCHMGALENGTTIAVLGCGVDVVYPKENYKLYNQIVEKGCVISEFLPKTLPDRMNFPQRNRIVAMLSPCLVVIEAAEKSGTFSTVDFALEMGKEVFAVPGNIFSQKSSGTNRLIKEGARIVCSYQDFLEDLKEIYNLFPKQISLFDFEEELSEEEDTILKLLDSVEETHIENLILMTNWSAAKVASVITSLEIKGKVVRERGNIIVKI; this is encoded by the coding sequence ATGAGTGATGAGAGAAAGCTTTACTGGCTTTGGCTTTATACTATAAAAGGAATAGGTCCTAAAAAGTTCCGACAAATAAAACAAGAATTTGGTACTATAGAGAATGCTTATTCGAACAGAAGGGAGTTTAATTTAGAAGGTTTTCCCCAAAATATAAAAGAGGCTATAAGAAGTTCAGATTTGAATGAGGCAGAAAAGGTCCTTGAATTTTGTATAAAAAATAGTATAAATATAATTCTTGAAGATGATGAATTTTACCCAGCAGAGTTTAAAGACTTTGATCACTCACCTGTAATACTCTTTGCGAAAGGCAATTTGAATGTTCTCAAAACTCAAAACAAGATATCAATGGTTGGAACAAGAGAGCCCACATATTATGGGAAAAGAGTTGCAAGAGAACTTGCAAGCTTGGTTGCACAGCAGAATATAGTTGTTGTAAGTGGCATGGCACGCGGAATTGATACATTCTGTCACATGGGAGCTTTAGAAAATGGCACCACAATTGCTGTTTTGGGCTGTGGTGTTGATGTTGTCTATCCAAAGGAAAATTACAAGCTGTACAACCAGATTGTAGAAAAAGGGTGTGTGATTTCTGAATTCTTGCCAAAGACGCTGCCAGATAGGATGAATTTTCCACAGAGAAACAGGATTGTTGCGATGCTTTCACCTTGCTTGGTTGTGATTGAAGCAGCAGAAAAGAGTGGTACATTTTCAACTGTTGACTTTGCTCTTGAGATGGGCAAAGAGGTTTTTGCTGTGCCGGGTAATATCTTTTCGCAGAAGAGCAGTGGTACAAACCGGCTCATAAAAGAAGGCGCGAGAATCGTGTGTTCGTATCAAGATTTTTTGGAAGATTTAAAAGAAATTTATAATCTTTTCCCAAAACAGATAAGTTTGTTTGATTTTGAAGAAGAACTCTCTGAAGAAGAGGATACCATTTTAAAACTCTTAGATAGTGTGGAAGAAACTCATATTGAGAATTTGATTTTGATGACGAACTGGTCAGCAGCAAAAGTTGCAAGTGTTATAACGTCGCTTGAGATAAAAGGCAAGGTTGTTCGAGAAAGAGGAAATATAATTGTCAAGATATAA